One Ailuropoda melanoleuca isolate Jingjing chromosome 14, ASM200744v2, whole genome shotgun sequence DNA segment encodes these proteins:
- the LOC117796087 gene encoding uncharacterized protein LOC117796087 has translation MICGFEGRETSVRAAAGAGGGTGTCGGEVRTAAGSPGRRLSGAASLRFRGGGASRPHGGKGGRKTGSAAAAGEGRRRRRSRWSWSRRCQSRPLVPAVGPRQCPFLSPIVNITGRLSPWHTRNRTFWPAAPASGAHSLEASNGKRGLIGPHPPSLPCQHVRLRADQGLAAGGRRNWRVGRDKAEDWAEARRTRMQPRSQAALLQLPPGGSLKLLQAMIEASPA, from the exons ATGATCTGTGGTTTCGAGGGGCGGGAGACCAGCGTGAGGGCCGCAGCGGGGGCGGGTGGCGGGACCGGGACGTGCGGGGGGGAGGTCCGGACAGCGGCAGGGAGCCCGGGGCGACGGCTGTCCGGCGCGGCGTCCCTCCGGTTCCGCGGCGGCGGCGCCTCTAGGCCTCACG gggggaagggagggaggaagactggATCCGCAGcggcagcaggagaaggaaggagaaggaggaggagccgCTGGAGCTGGAGCCGCCGCTGCCAGAGCCGCCCTTTGGTACCCGCGGTGGGTCCCCGTCaatgcccctttctctctcctattgTCAATATCACCGGGCGGCTGAGTCCATGGCACACGCGCAACCGAACCTTCTGGCCAGCAGCGCCCGCCTCCGGCGCCCACTCACTGGAGGCTTCAAACGGGAAGCGAGGCCTCATTGGCCCGCATCCGCCTTCACTCCCATGCCAGCATGTTCGACTGAGAGCCGATCAGGGATTGGCGGCGGGGGGGCGGAGAAACTGGAGGGTGGGAAGAGACAAGGCCGAGGATTGGGCTGAGGCGCGAAGGACCCGGATGCAGCCGCGATCTCAGGCCGCGCTCCTGCAGCTTCCGCCAGGCGG CTCCCTGAAGCTCCTGCAAGCCATGATAGAAGCCAGCCCAGCGTAG